The following coding sequences lie in one Ctenopharyngodon idella isolate HZGC_01 chromosome 11, HZGC01, whole genome shotgun sequence genomic window:
- the LOC127522532 gene encoding transcription factor HES-5-like, producing MAPTYMTDYSKLSNKEKHKLRKPVVEKMRRDRINNCIEQLKSMLEKEFHQQDPNAKLEKADILEMTVVFLKQQLQPKTSAPQKAHLDGYSQCWRETMNFLSVNSKVDAVRQHLNHCQESQRSAKVLTHMSPASHQPTKVKEEPCAHSPLWRPW from the exons ATGGCTCCAACTTACATGACTGACTACTCCAAACTTTCCAACAAGGAGAAACATAAA TTAAGAAAACCTGTGGTGGAAAAGATGCGCAGAGATCGCATCAACAACTGCATCGAGCAGCTCAAATCCATGCTGGAGAAGGAATTCCACCAGCAGGACCCAAACGCCAAGCTGGAGAAAGCCGACATCCTGGAGATGACGGTGGTCTTCCTGAAACAGCAGCTGCAGCCCAAGACTTCAGCTCCACAGAAAGCCCACTTGGATGGCTATTCCCAGTGCTGGAGGGAGACCATGAACTTCCTATCTGTCAACTCCAAGGTGGACGCTGTACGTCAGCATCTGAACCACTGCCAAGAATCCCAGAGATCAGCTAAAGTCCTCACTCACATGTCTCCGGCTTCCCATCAGCCCACGAAGGTGAAGGAGGAACCATGTGCTCACAGTCCGCTCTGGAGACCCTGGTAG